Proteins from a genomic interval of Caulobacter rhizosphaerae:
- a CDS encoding polyhydroxyalkanoate depolymerase — MLYALHEASFYASTPLRLAARAARDFWGSPLNPAAESDLGRRIHAGADLFSNVTRRYGKPDWRIDSVKIGQVDVRVRPTVVWESPWARLIQFDRDMADMRRAGKFQLDPAVLIVAPLSGHYATLLRGTVEAFLPDHAVFIVDWVNAREVSVLQGRFDFHDYIDHIRQMLTALGPRPNVVAVCQPGPPVLAAAALMAEDGDPSRPASMTFMGSPIDARLSPTVTNQLAEEKPFTWFQSNMIYTVPPPYPGMGRRVYPGFVQLASFMSMNAEKHQQAHQRYFQDLVKGDGDSADKHLEFYDEYLSVLDLTEEFYLQTIDIVFQQHLLPKGELTHRGRLVNPQAITDIGLMTVEGENDDISGIGQTQAAHGLCSSLPETLKEDYVQPDVGHYGVFNGRRFREEIYPRVRDFILKSDPNFG, encoded by the coding sequence ATGCTCTACGCCCTGCACGAGGCCAGTTTCTACGCCTCCACGCCCCTGCGCCTCGCGGCCCGCGCGGCCCGTGACTTCTGGGGCTCGCCCCTGAATCCGGCCGCCGAGAGCGATCTTGGCCGCCGCATCCACGCCGGCGCCGACCTGTTCTCGAACGTCACCCGCCGCTACGGCAAGCCCGACTGGCGCATCGACAGCGTCAAGATCGGCCAGGTCGACGTGCGCGTGCGCCCCACGGTCGTCTGGGAAAGCCCGTGGGCGCGGCTGATCCAGTTCGACCGCGACATGGCCGACATGCGCCGGGCCGGAAAGTTCCAGCTGGATCCCGCCGTGCTGATCGTCGCGCCCCTCTCGGGTCACTACGCGACGCTGCTGCGCGGCACGGTCGAGGCTTTCCTGCCCGACCACGCGGTGTTCATCGTCGACTGGGTCAACGCCCGCGAGGTCTCGGTCCTGCAGGGCCGCTTCGACTTCCACGACTATATCGATCACATCCGCCAGATGCTGACCGCCCTGGGGCCGCGTCCCAACGTGGTGGCCGTCTGCCAGCCCGGCCCGCCGGTCCTGGCCGCCGCGGCCCTGATGGCCGAAGACGGCGATCCCTCGCGCCCGGCCAGCATGACCTTCATGGGCTCGCCGATCGACGCGCGCCTGTCGCCGACCGTGACCAACCAGCTGGCCGAGGAAAAGCCGTTCACCTGGTTCCAGTCGAACATGATCTACACCGTGCCCCCGCCCTATCCAGGCATGGGCCGGCGCGTCTATCCGGGCTTCGTCCAGCTGGCCAGCTTCATGAGCATGAACGCCGAGAAGCACCAGCAGGCGCACCAGCGTTACTTCCAGGACCTGGTGAAGGGTGACGGCGACAGCGCCGACAAGCACCTGGAGTTCTACGACGAGTACCTGTCGGTGCTGGACCTGACCGAGGAATTCTACCTCCAGACCATCGACATCGTCTTCCAGCAGCACCTGCTGCCCAAGGGCGAGCTGACCCATCGCGGCCGGCTGGTGAATCCCCAGGCCATCACCGACATCGGCCTGATGACGGTCGAGGGCGAGAACGACGACATCTCCGGCATCGGCCAGACCCAGGCGGCCCATGGCCTGTGCTCGTCCCTGCCCGAGACCCTGAAGGAGGACTACGTCCAGCCGGACGTCGGCCACTACGGGGTGTTCAACGGCCGCCGGTTCCGCGAGGAGATCTATCCCCGGGTCCGCGACTTCATCCTCAAGAGCGACCCGAACTTCGGCTAG
- a CDS encoding SCO family protein translates to MPRHRLLAILAGLLAVLVAGGLILRTGVLDKAPPPSLVGGPFQLVDQNGKPTTEAALKGQWNAVFFGFTYCPDVCPGTLQALAAASDQLGPKAKDLRIVFISVDPDRDKPQAVKDFLSGPTLPKTILGLTGTPEQTAAAAKAYRVYYKKAGEGPDYSVDHSTAVYLMDPKGRFVKVIPYNLPPDEIARQIRDAMEGRS, encoded by the coding sequence ATGCCGCGTCATCGGTTGCTTGCAATTTTGGCCGGTCTGCTGGCGGTGCTGGTGGCGGGCGGGCTGATCCTCAGGACGGGCGTCCTGGACAAGGCCCCGCCGCCGTCCCTGGTCGGCGGACCGTTCCAGCTGGTCGACCAGAACGGCAAGCCGACCACCGAGGCGGCGCTGAAGGGCCAGTGGAACGCGGTGTTCTTCGGCTTCACCTACTGCCCGGACGTCTGCCCCGGCACCCTGCAGGCCCTGGCCGCGGCCAGCGACCAGCTGGGCCCCAAGGCCAAGGACCTGAGGATCGTCTTCATCTCGGTGGATCCAGACCGCGACAAGCCGCAGGCGGTCAAGGACTTCCTGTCGGGGCCCACCCTGCCCAAGACCATCCTCGGCCTGACCGGCACGCCCGAGCAGACGGCGGCCGCCGCCAAGGCCTATCGGGTCTATTACAAGAAGGCCGGCGAGGGGCCCGACTACAGCGTCGACCATTCCACGGCGGTCTATCTGATGGATCCCAAGGGTCGGTTCGTCAAAGTGATCCCCTACAACCTGCCGCCCGATGAGATCGCGCGGCAGATCCGGGACGCCATGGAAGGGCGCAGCTAG
- a CDS encoding ActS/PrrB/RegB family redox-sensitive histidine kinase: MADASLKNAPHSSPRSGLDRPDVEAAQDEDWSWAGPGLRRGRLRVRTLITQRWLMVIGQTTAVLVAGLVLDLKVPFALCFSLIALSAWLNVLIGLAFGGQRMAREGEATAQIAFDTLQLAGMLYLTGGIVNPFSLLLIAPVTLAAATLPARFAVPIGALAVAACLVLTFFFLPVPYPPSAGPGPTPGGLTLMTIVLARILGIALTGAYAWQAATESARMELALNVTETVLAREQRLSALGALAAAAAHELGTPLATISVVAREMVRNAPDEQTREDAELMIGQAARCREILARLTEMPEAKDAVHERISLTQLVHEVIEPHMIHGIRVEAVVNGPPGDSAPDIWRRAEILHALTTIVENAVDFARAEVIVVARFDARAVVIEVRDDGPGFSPEILAKLGEPYVTSRPGAEGSRTGHIGMGLGFFIAKTLLERTGASVDFKNGRRGGAVVAARWPRSALEAPAIIGASEL; encoded by the coding sequence ATGGCAGACGCGTCTCTCAAGAATGCGCCGCATAGTTCGCCTCGGTCGGGGCTCGATAGGCCTGACGTCGAGGCGGCGCAAGACGAGGACTGGTCCTGGGCGGGGCCAGGACTGCGTCGTGGACGCCTGAGGGTTCGCACCCTGATCACCCAGCGCTGGCTGATGGTGATCGGCCAGACCACCGCCGTCCTGGTCGCCGGCCTGGTCCTGGACCTGAAGGTGCCCTTCGCCCTGTGCTTTTCCCTGATCGCCCTGTCGGCCTGGCTGAACGTGCTGATCGGCCTGGCGTTCGGCGGCCAGCGGATGGCCCGCGAGGGCGAGGCCACGGCCCAGATCGCCTTCGACACCCTGCAGCTGGCGGGGATGCTTTACCTGACCGGCGGGATCGTCAATCCGTTCTCCCTGCTGCTGATCGCCCCCGTCACCCTGGCGGCCGCCACCCTGCCGGCCCGGTTCGCCGTGCCGATCGGGGCCCTGGCGGTGGCCGCCTGCCTGGTGCTGACCTTCTTCTTCCTGCCCGTGCCCTACCCGCCGTCGGCGGGGCCGGGACCCACGCCCGGCGGCCTGACCCTGATGACCATCGTGCTGGCGCGGATCCTGGGCATCGCCCTGACCGGGGCCTACGCCTGGCAGGCGGCGACCGAATCGGCGCGGATGGAGCTGGCGCTGAACGTCACCGAGACGGTGCTGGCCCGCGAGCAGCGGCTCTCGGCCCTGGGCGCCCTGGCCGCCGCGGCCGCCCACGAGCTGGGCACGCCCCTGGCCACCATCTCGGTCGTGGCCCGCGAGATGGTCCGCAACGCCCCGGACGAGCAGACCCGCGAGGACGCCGAGCTGATGATCGGCCAGGCCGCGCGCTGCCGCGAGATCCTGGCCCGGCTGACCGAGATGCCCGAGGCCAAGGACGCCGTGCACGAGCGCATCAGCCTCACCCAGCTGGTGCACGAGGTGATCGAGCCGCACATGATCCACGGCATCCGGGTCGAGGCGGTGGTCAACGGCCCGCCGGGCGATTCGGCCCCCGACATCTGGCGGCGCGCCGAGATCCTCCACGCCCTGACGACCATCGTCGAGAACGCCGTCGATTTCGCTCGGGCCGAGGTCATCGTCGTGGCCCGCTTCGACGCCCGGGCGGTGGTGATCGAGGTGCGTGACGACGGGCCGGGCTTCTCGCCCGAGATCCTGGCCAAGCTGGGCGAGCCCTATGTGACGTCCCGTCCGGGGGCCGAGGGCTCGCGGACCGGCCACATCGGCATGGGCCTGGGCTTCTTCATCGCCAAGACGCTGCTGGAACGAACCGGGGCGAGCGTGGATTTCAAGAACGGACGGCGCGGCGGCGCGGTGGTCGCCGCGCGCTGGCCGAGGTCGGCGCTGGAGGCGCCGGCGATCATCGGAGCGAGCGAGCTGTAA
- the spdR gene encoding stationary phase response regulator transcription factor SpdR, with protein sequence MADIGEMVAALPDKSLLLLDDDAPLRTRLGRALEQRGFAVTLCASVAEAMSALRNQAPAHAVLDMRLEDGTGLKVVEAVRDVRPDAKVIMLTGYGNIATAVAAVKAGVIDYLSKPADADDVARALLAAKDAAPAPPENPMSADRVRWEHIQRVYEMCGHNVSETARRLNMHRRTLQRILAKRAPR encoded by the coding sequence ATGGCGGATATCGGTGAAATGGTCGCGGCCCTGCCCGACAAGTCCCTGCTGCTTCTCGACGACGACGCGCCCTTGCGGACGCGGCTGGGTCGCGCGCTGGAACAGCGCGGGTTCGCGGTGACGCTCTGCGCCTCGGTCGCCGAGGCGATGAGCGCCCTGCGAAATCAGGCGCCGGCCCACGCCGTGCTCGACATGCGGCTGGAGGACGGCACGGGGCTGAAGGTGGTCGAGGCCGTGCGCGACGTGCGGCCGGACGCCAAGGTCATCATGCTGACCGGCTACGGCAACATCGCCACCGCCGTCGCGGCCGTGAAGGCCGGGGTGATCGACTACCTGTCCAAGCCGGCCGACGCCGACGACGTGGCCCGCGCCCTGCTGGCCGCCAAGGACGCCGCCCCGGCCCCGCCGGAAAACCCGATGAGCGCCGACCGCGTACGCTGGGAGCACATCCAGCGGGTCTACGAGATGTGCGGCCACAACGTGTCGGAGACCGCCCGGCGGCTGAACATGCACCGGCGGACCCTGCAGCGGATCCTGGCCAAGCGGGCGCCGCGGTAA
- a CDS encoding ATP-binding protein, with amino-acid sequence MDRIDLAVDMPAVTAADLALPPPSEGTAEAAARVARARRLQLERAEAIPNAPMGAEALNGRAEGRYLERIADLDEAGRGLLARAAEAGQISARGWTRVLRLARTIADLEGAAGVRRVHVAEALAHRRTSALGAAAGEGVV; translated from the coding sequence ATGGACCGCATCGACCTGGCCGTCGACATGCCCGCCGTCACCGCCGCGGACCTGGCCCTGCCGCCGCCGTCCGAGGGCACGGCCGAGGCCGCCGCCCGGGTCGCCCGGGCCCGGCGGCTGCAGCTGGAGCGGGCCGAGGCGATCCCGAACGCGCCGATGGGCGCCGAGGCGCTGAACGGCCGGGCCGAGGGGCGCTATCTGGAGCGGATCGCCGACCTGGACGAGGCCGGACGCGGCCTGCTGGCCCGGGCCGCAGAGGCCGGCCAGATCAGCGCCCGCGGCTGGACCCGCGTGCTGCGCCTGGCCCGCACCATCGCCGACCTGGAGGGCGCGGCCGGCGTGCGCCGCGTGCACGTGGCCGAGGCCCTGGCCCACCGGCGCACCAGCGCCCTGGGCGCGGCGGCGGGCGAGGGGGTGGTCTAG